A genome region from Bombilactobacillus bombi includes the following:
- a CDS encoding nucleoside transporter C-terminal domain-containing protein, with translation MGIVGIVVVVALLYFFSFDRQNIDYKSILYLFGTEIIILFFMLRTAVGDWLLKGLSGSLNIITVSSKKGVNFVFGDLKNPQATSQFFLDVLLPLIFICALIELLQYFKILPFIIKYVGKVLKKLFHIDEINAFTILSYPFVSNGVFVPFKEQMQSMSDNQLFTLSIYTMSNTTVTMIASYMHIIKSEFIIIALILNLFTSIIVAKIIAPYDISTVEYEISTTSTNKKSLITRLIDSMNLGFRLAINISISIIGFVSLITFINIIFKAVCGHSLTAILGYICAPVAFLMGIDPHSVINAGTVLATKAFTNIFVAINEINLHTVPLKTQAIVSVFLISFANLPNLGTTLGIMHTMTNEERGEVIAKHALKLFLVATSVSIINGALAGIFYSF, from the coding sequence ATGGGGATTGTTGGAATTGTAGTTGTAGTTGCTTTGTTGTATTTTTTTAGTTTTGATCGTCAAAATATTGACTATAAATCAATTTTATATTTATTTGGTACAGAAATTATTATTTTGTTTTTTATGTTAAGAACTGCAGTGGGTGATTGGCTATTAAAGGGTTTGTCTGGGAGTTTGAACATCATTACTGTTTCCAGTAAAAAGGGGGTTAATTTTGTTTTTGGAGATTTGAAAAATCCTCAAGCTACTTCCCAATTTTTTTTGGACGTTTTATTGCCGTTAATCTTTATTTGTGCCTTAATTGAATTATTACAATATTTTAAAATACTGCCATTTATTATTAAATATGTTGGTAAAGTGTTGAAAAAGTTGTTTCATATTGATGAAATTAATGCCTTCACTATTTTAAGTTATCCTTTTGTCAGCAACGGTGTGTTTGTACCTTTTAAGGAACAAATGCAATCGATGAGTGATAATCAGTTATTCACACTTTCAATTTATACCATGTCTAATACAACTGTGACAATGATTGCTTCGTATATGCATATCATAAAGTCAGAATTCATTATTATTGCTTTAATTTTAAATTTATTCACTTCTATTATTGTTGCCAAAATTATTGCACCATATGACATTTCAACAGTGGAGTATGAAATATCAACTACCAGTACCAATAAAAAGTCTCTGATTACTCGCTTAATTGACAGTATGAATTTGGGCTTTCGCTTAGCGATCAATATTTCAATTTCGATTATCGGATTTGTTTCTTTAATTACTTTTATTAATATTATTTTTAAAGCCGTTTGTGGGCATTCTCTAACTGCAATTTTGGGATATATTTGTGCTCCAGTGGCATTTTTAATGGGTATTGATCCTCATTCGGTTATTAATGCAGGTACAGTGTTAGCAACAAAAGCCTTTACCAATATTTTTGTAGCTATTAATGAAATTAATTTACACACAGTTCCACTCAAAACTCAAGCAATTGTAAGTGTCTTCTTGATTTCTTTTGCTAATTTACCTAATTTGGGAACCACTTTAGGAATTATGCATACCATGACTAATGAAGAACGTGGCGAAGTAATTGCCAAACATGCGCTCAAGCTATTTTTAGTGGCTACTTCAGTTAGTATCATTAATGGAGCTTTAGCTGGAATTTTTTATTCGTTTTAA